The genomic window GACTACACTTTGCGGTTCTCATTTGCTTTCAGGGCGCTTAGAAGGCCGCATGACACAGAAAATAACATCACAAAAATTGATCATTGATTGCGACCCGGGACAGGATGACGCCATCAATTTGTTTTTGGCGCTCGCGCCAGACGCCAAGGCCGATTACGAGGTTTTAGGCATAACCGCTGTTGCCGGTAATGTTGGCCTTGATAAGACAGAGCGGAATACGCGCCTTTTATGTGAACTTACGGGCCGTGCCGACATGCCTGTTTATGCGGGTTGTGACGCGCCGCTCGTCTATCCATTGGCCACAGCCGAAGAAGTGCATGGCCGTGAAGGTTTAGAAGGGGTTGATATCCATGAGCCTGCCATGGCGTTGCAATCTCAAAATGCGGTTGATTTTATCGTGGAAACGCTGCTTGAGGCAGAAGAAGCAAGCATAAGGTTGGTTGTGACGGGGCCAATGACGAATATTGCGGCAGCTATTCAAAAGGACGTGCGTATTTTGCCCAAAATACAAGATATTGTGTTAATGGGCGGAGCTTTGAGAGAGGGCGGCAATATTACGCCTTCTGCCGAGTTCAATATATATGTGGACCCGCATGCCGCCAAAGTCGTTTTTGAAAGTGGATGTCCGTTGGTCATTTTCGGTTTGGACGTCACACACAAAGTATTGTCTAGCGCCACAGAACTGGAGCGCATGAAGGCGCTGAATAACCCCGTGGCGCAGGCTGCCTATAATTTGCTGACATATTACGGTCGTTTCGACGC from Litorimonas taeanensis includes these protein-coding regions:
- a CDS encoding nucleoside hydrolase, yielding MTQKITSQKLIIDCDPGQDDAINLFLALAPDAKADYEVLGITAVAGNVGLDKTERNTRLLCELTGRADMPVYAGCDAPLVYPLATAEEVHGREGLEGVDIHEPAMALQSQNAVDFIVETLLEAEEASIRLVVTGPMTNIAAAIQKDVRILPKIQDIVLMGGALREGGNITPSAEFNIYVDPHAAKVVFESGCPLVIFGLDVTHKVLSSATELERMKALNNPVAQAAYNLLTYYGRFDADKYGTDGAPLHDPCTMAYILRPELFSLKSCNIRVETESDLTRGHTAVDFWHGTDLPKNCLWAYDVDCAGFFDLLVEQLSKYK